One part of the Aurantibacillus circumpalustris genome encodes these proteins:
- a CDS encoding BON domain-containing protein, with the protein MKTDAEIQKDVMDELNWEPFFKASEIGVAVKNGVVTLSGTVDNYLKKATAEKVTKRVVGVRAVAEDIQVKFSGDSIKNDTEIAQAILDALKWNSAITEDMVKVKVEDGIVTLDGQAEWEFQRGVIVSEIESLWGVKKIINNITLKNISPITDLKQKIKSAFKRSADIDADKIDVETLGNKVTLKGEVRSWKERADAEMAVWSAPGVYHVDNQLTVTNKVFAL; encoded by the coding sequence ATGAAAACAGATGCTGAGATTCAAAAAGATGTGATGGATGAATTAAACTGGGAGCCATTTTTTAAAGCTTCAGAAATAGGAGTAGCTGTAAAAAATGGTGTGGTTACTTTATCAGGAACAGTTGATAACTATCTTAAAAAAGCGACAGCAGAAAAAGTTACCAAACGCGTGGTTGGTGTGAGAGCTGTAGCGGAAGATATTCAAGTGAAATTTTCAGGCGACAGCATTAAAAACGATACAGAAATTGCGCAAGCTATTCTGGATGCTCTTAAATGGAACAGTGCTATTACAGAAGATATGGTAAAAGTTAAAGTGGAAGACGGTATTGTAACGCTTGACGGACAAGCAGAGTGGGAGTTTCAGAGAGGCGTTATTGTAAGTGAGATCGAAAGCCTGTGGGGCGTAAAAAAGATTATTAATAATATCACTTTAAAAAATATTTCTCCAATAACAGATTTGAAACAAAAAATTAAATCTGCATTTAAACGCAGTGCCGATATTGATGCAGATAAAATTGATGTTGAAACCCTTGGAAATAAAGTTACTCTGAAAGGGGAAGTACGCTCATGGAAAGAACGTGCAGATGCCGAAATGGCTGTATGGAGCGCGCCTGGCGTTTATCATGTAGATAATCAACTTACAGTAACGAATAAGGTTTTCGCTTTATAG
- a CDS encoding murein L,D-transpeptidase catalytic domain family protein, with the protein MFYQFHKRLITLLLLSVLSLGNFGFVRSSPVVLNDWPDYSNPGLYDVLELSQKGLDKEVFKKAIAGWNQLKKYDQLENSALLSIVDLSQSCNSKRLYVIDMNKKTVCFTTYVSHGRGSGEEFAYTFGNAPDSYKSSLGFYVTGSSYIGSHGLSMKLKGLETGTNNLAELRGIVMHGASYVSEDFIQKNGRLGRSLGCPAVPEKECAAIVNKIKEGSCFFIFYPDSAYLRNSAFL; encoded by the coding sequence ATGTTTTATCAATTTCATAAAAGACTAATTACACTCCTTCTGCTATCAGTATTATCTCTGGGTAATTTTGGATTTGTCAGATCAAGTCCTGTCGTTTTAAATGATTGGCCGGATTATTCGAATCCGGGTCTGTACGATGTTTTGGAGCTTTCGCAAAAGGGATTGGATAAAGAGGTATTTAAAAAAGCTATAGCCGGCTGGAATCAGCTAAAGAAGTACGATCAACTGGAAAACTCCGCCTTACTTTCTATAGTGGATCTTTCTCAATCCTGCAACTCAAAACGGTTGTATGTAATTGACATGAACAAAAAAACGGTTTGCTTCACTACTTATGTTTCACATGGCCGTGGATCAGGCGAAGAGTTTGCTTATACATTCGGCAATGCGCCTGACAGCTATAAATCTAGCCTGGGATTTTATGTAACCGGCTCATCTTATATAGGTTCTCACGGCCTGTCGATGAAATTGAAGGGACTCGAAACGGGCACCAACAATCTTGCTGAACTGCGGGGGATTGTAATGCACGGGGCATCTTATGTAAGTGAAGATTTTATTCAAAAGAACGGACGCCTTGGCAGAAGTCTCGGTTGTCCCGCCGTACCTGAAAAAGAGTGTGCGGCTATTGTCAACAAAATAAAAGAGGGATCCTGTTTTTTTATTTTTTATCCAGACAGCGCTTATCTGAGGAACTCTGCTTTTTTGTAA
- a CDS encoding ribose-phosphate pyrophosphokinase has product MEHIYFSFPGNEVLTTTLALNDNASIGLAEIRRFPDGESYIRIKSDVCGKHVVLVCTLDKPDEKIMQIYFFSKIVRTMKASTLTLVSPYLSYMRQDKLFHEGEGVTSIEFAKLLSSMVDQLITVDPHLHRFHSLKELYSINTKVVSAAKPIAEWIKSHVKKPFIIGPDSESEQWVKSVAMHYYVPYTFLNKIRLGDKQVEISIPEDLDLSERTPVLVDDIISSGRTMTEILKQLKKSGAQAPVCIGVHGIFAGNAYVELKNAGASVIVTTNTIPHPSNQIDISDLLKF; this is encoded by the coding sequence ATGGAACACATTTATTTCTCTTTTCCCGGTAACGAAGTATTAACAACAACGTTGGCGCTTAATGATAATGCCAGTATTGGACTGGCTGAAATCCGGCGGTTTCCTGATGGAGAAAGTTATATCCGTATAAAGTCAGATGTTTGTGGCAAACACGTAGTCTTAGTTTGTACACTTGATAAGCCAGATGAAAAAATAATGCAAATCTATTTTTTTTCAAAAATTGTAAGAACAATGAAAGCTTCTACGCTCACTCTAGTGAGTCCTTACCTGTCCTATATGCGACAGGATAAACTATTTCATGAAGGAGAGGGTGTTACTTCAATAGAGTTTGCTAAACTATTATCATCAATGGTAGATCAACTTATAACGGTAGATCCGCATCTCCACCGCTTTCATTCCCTAAAAGAATTATATTCCATAAACACTAAAGTTGTTAGTGCTGCTAAACCGATTGCAGAATGGATAAAGTCTCATGTAAAAAAACCATTTATCATTGGGCCTGATAGTGAAAGTGAACAGTGGGTAAAAAGCGTGGCAATGCACTACTATGTCCCTTACACTTTTCTAAACAAAATCAGGTTGGGCGACAAACAAGTTGAAATAAGTATTCCCGAAGATTTGGATCTGAGCGAAAGAACCCCGGTATTAGTTGACGATATCATTTCCAGTGGGAGAACGATGACCGAGATCTTAAAACAATTAAAAAAATCAGGCGCTCAGGCTCCTGTATGTATTGGTGTTCATGGCATCTTTGCAGGAAATGCTTACGTGGAGTTAAAAAATGCGGGAGCGTCTGTAATTGTTACCACCAATACAATTCCGCACCCAAGCAACCAGATTGATATTAGCGACCTTTTAAAATTCTAA
- a CDS encoding BLUF domain-containing protein encodes MFELIYCSVAKPEITMEDISSILNTSRSFNKNNNITGCLLYHEGEFIQLLEGEKNSVQDLFSNIRRDKRHTHVRLVNEEHVVGRAFENWNMAFYDLTSAEYSPIVKTLFIENMMVFSDLANKPTETAKLFWYMANQILNSNWPAES; translated from the coding sequence ATGTTTGAATTAATATATTGTTCTGTTGCAAAACCAGAAATAACGATGGAAGACATTTCTTCTATTCTCAATACTTCCCGATCCTTTAACAAAAACAATAACATTACGGGGTGCCTCCTTTATCACGAAGGTGAGTTTATTCAATTACTGGAAGGCGAAAAAAATAGTGTACAGGATTTGTTTTCAAATATTCGTAGGGATAAACGCCATACACATGTTCGGTTAGTAAACGAAGAACATGTTGTGGGGCGCGCTTTTGAAAACTGGAACATGGCCTTTTATGATTTAACTTCTGCGGAATATTCTCCCATCGTCAAAACTCTATTTATTGAAAACATGATGGTGTTTTCCGATTTAGCTAATAAACCAACAGAAACTGCAAAACTGTTCTGGTACATGGCCAACCAAATACTTAATAGTAACTGGCCTGCCGAAAGTTAG
- a CDS encoding universal stress protein: MKKILVPTDFSPNAETALYFAMGMAKQHGSMLILLNVIETPSYDDPSEEILNEVKIEKFAAGERLKLLSQQIDYAGDIKYECLVELEENAVKGIANISKKTEADLIVMGTKGEKGAADFVFGTITSGVIEDAQCPVLAVPEGTRLDRPIKKMTYATDFLQSDLGAIKTAVVLATAWNASLNIVHVYEEGVSVVEPEQDVEKLGKFIKLATQKINYERMSFELLTGDDVESRLLEYTNSSKTDILLLSTKHRNYFGRLLNTSLTQNLARLASVPLIAFHHHKEKPAFKV; the protein is encoded by the coding sequence ATGAAAAAAATTTTGGTACCTACAGATTTTTCGCCGAATGCCGAAACGGCTCTTTACTTTGCTATGGGGATGGCAAAACAGCACGGCAGTATGCTTATTTTGCTGAATGTTATTGAAACACCATCTTATGATGATCCGTCGGAGGAAATACTCAATGAAGTAAAAATTGAAAAATTTGCTGCTGGCGAACGCCTAAAGTTACTCAGCCAGCAAATTGATTATGCTGGCGATATAAAATACGAGTGTCTTGTAGAGCTTGAGGAAAACGCTGTGAAAGGTATTGCGAATATTTCAAAGAAAACTGAAGCAGATCTGATAGTGATGGGAACAAAAGGAGAAAAAGGTGCCGCGGATTTTGTGTTTGGCACCATTACTTCGGGTGTGATTGAAGATGCGCAATGTCCGGTTTTGGCTGTACCGGAGGGTACACGTCTGGATAGACCGATAAAAAAAATGACATATGCGACTGATTTTTTACAAAGCGATCTTGGCGCGATTAAAACAGCGGTTGTATTGGCGACTGCCTGGAACGCTTCTCTGAATATTGTGCACGTATACGAAGAAGGCGTATCAGTTGTTGAGCCCGAACAGGACGTTGAAAAGCTTGGTAAGTTTATTAAGCTTGCTACTCAAAAGATCAACTATGAAAGGATGTCCTTCGAGTTGCTCACTGGAGATGACGTCGAATCACGGCTGCTTGAATATACAAACTCCAGCAAAACCGATATACTTTTGCTTTCAACCAAGCATCGTAATTATTTTGGCCGATTGTTAAACACAAGCCTGACACAGAATCTCGCGCGGCTTGCGTCCGTGCCACTGATCGCATTCCACCACCACAAAGAGAAGCCAGCCTTCAAGGTATAG
- a CDS encoding DUF6629 family protein has protein sequence MCFSASASFGAGIVLVAIGAASIKKKQNSSHVMFAAIPLIFGIQQISEGFLWLSLTHSGWNFLQRPMTYVFLFFAQIVWPFWVPYSILKLEKDKKRKKIERVLTILGATISVYLAYCLISYHVEAKILGLHITYLQNYPTSLSLFGGALYMIVTIIPPFFSGIKHMWSLGTAILISYVMTAIFYEGYIVSVWCFFASVISIAVVVIMHEIKKSYVRSLSFQSL, from the coding sequence ATGTGTTTTTCAGCAAGTGCAAGTTTTGGAGCAGGTATTGTTCTTGTGGCGATTGGAGCTGCCTCCATTAAAAAAAAACAGAACTCTTCTCATGTAATGTTTGCGGCTATTCCTTTAATTTTTGGAATACAACAGATCTCTGAAGGATTCCTTTGGTTATCCTTAACTCATTCTGGCTGGAATTTTTTGCAAAGGCCAATGACCTATGTGTTTCTGTTTTTTGCTCAAATCGTTTGGCCTTTTTGGGTGCCTTACTCAATACTGAAATTAGAAAAGGATAAGAAAAGAAAGAAAATAGAAAGGGTACTTACCATTCTTGGCGCCACAATCTCTGTATATCTGGCGTACTGCCTGATCTCTTATCACGTGGAAGCTAAAATTCTCGGGCTTCACATTACTTACCTTCAGAACTATCCCACAAGCCTGAGTCTCTTCGGAGGTGCACTCTACATGATTGTAACTATTATTCCTCCTTTTTTTTCGGGTATTAAGCATATGTGGAGTCTGGGAACTGCGATTCTTATTTCGTATGTGATGACCGCGATTTTTTATGAAGGTTATATTGTTTCCGTTTGGTGCTTTTTTGCATCCGTTATCAGTATTGCCGTAGTGGTAATTATGCACGAAATAAAAAAATCATACGTTCGTTCTTTGTCGTTTCAATCACTTTAA
- a CDS encoding Hsp20/alpha crystallin family protein, whose amino-acid sequence MTLVKSKPNGNGNLFPRLVNDFFENDLFNYGLTDFNNGFFRNREAFVPSVNISENNKDFTIEMAAPGLEKKDFKIELENGYLVVSAEKKNEEKEEKNNYCRREFSYQSFSRSFVIPDNSLPDKINAHYQDGILKLTLPKKEATISSPKKEIKVA is encoded by the coding sequence ATGACACTTGTAAAATCAAAACCAAACGGAAACGGAAACCTATTCCCAAGACTTGTAAATGATTTTTTTGAAAATGATCTTTTCAATTACGGACTTACAGACTTTAATAATGGTTTCTTCAGAAACAGAGAAGCTTTTGTGCCCTCTGTAAACATTTCTGAAAACAATAAAGATTTCACTATTGAAATGGCTGCACCCGGACTTGAAAAAAAAGACTTTAAAATTGAATTGGAGAACGGTTATCTTGTTGTTAGTGCGGAGAAGAAAAATGAGGAAAAGGAAGAAAAAAACAATTATTGCAGGAGAGAATTTTCCTATCAAAGTTTCTCTCGTTCATTCGTAATTCCTGATAATTCGTTGCCCGATAAAATTAACGCACACTATCAGGACGGGATCTTAAAACTAACGCTTCCAAAAAAAGAGGCAACTATAAGCAGTCCTAAAAAGGAAATTAAGGTTGCTTAA
- a CDS encoding sensor histidine kinase — protein MTNITQVLPFGENGFSEIFRNASLGIILVNESGQIQLLNPYTEKLFGYSTGELIGYKVEKLVVEQLQNKNIRYREILFKRPKSSINKESIHHQALHKNGSVFPVQITVTHYNHDGLGMMAVFVSKVTSQLREQKQLMMKEQSIRLFVEHTPSGVAVFDNEMRYILVSRRWIDDNQLGTKNIIGLSHYDVFPDVPQRWREIHARGLAGETQHCDEDTFVRADGKIEWVSWELCPWYTTNGAIGGIILFSEVITARKEAEEELRKLNENLEQKVQERTLLLADALDKANENNDMKSAFVSMASHEFRTPLSAILSSATIAEKYVETGQKEKCEKHFLRIKSSVMHLVDILDDFLSLEKLDQGKIKAEKLIINLTELMQSLVDEFSEILKKGQTIDYSYTGETQVLLDKKILRNIMHNLISNAIKYSDTAIDLKVEVDKDQICIQVRDRGIGIPINDQKNIFGKFYRARNAAYIQGTGLGLNIVKNYVDLLGGTIGFDSTEGEGTTFLITLHSNHGGRQLFIEDMPE, from the coding sequence ATGACAAACATAACACAGGTTTTACCGTTTGGTGAAAATGGTTTCTCCGAGATTTTTCGTAATGCCTCTTTAGGTATTATTCTTGTAAATGAATCAGGACAAATTCAGTTATTAAACCCCTATACCGAAAAGTTATTTGGTTATAGTACCGGTGAATTGATTGGTTATAAGGTAGAGAAATTAGTTGTGGAACAATTGCAAAATAAAAATATCCGGTATAGGGAAATATTATTTAAACGACCGAAATCCAGCATCAACAAAGAAAGTATACATCACCAGGCACTTCATAAAAACGGTTCTGTCTTTCCTGTTCAGATTACGGTAACCCATTATAATCATGATGGATTGGGGATGATGGCTGTCTTTGTAAGCAAAGTTACCAGCCAGCTTCGTGAGCAGAAACAACTAATGATGAAGGAACAAAGCATCCGTTTGTTTGTAGAACATACCCCTTCAGGGGTGGCTGTATTTGATAATGAGATGCGCTATATACTCGTGAGCAGACGATGGATCGACGACAACCAGTTAGGTACAAAAAATATAATAGGGCTTTCGCACTATGATGTATTTCCCGACGTGCCACAGCGCTGGAGAGAAATTCACGCGAGGGGTTTGGCAGGAGAAACGCAACATTGTGACGAGGACACTTTTGTGAGAGCTGATGGCAAAATTGAATGGGTTAGCTGGGAGCTCTGTCCTTGGTATACCACTAACGGGGCTATTGGCGGCATCATTCTCTTTTCAGAGGTAATTACCGCGCGTAAGGAGGCCGAAGAAGAGCTTCGTAAACTCAACGAAAATCTTGAACAGAAAGTGCAGGAGCGCACCTTGCTATTGGCAGATGCACTGGACAAGGCAAACGAGAACAATGACATGAAAAGCGCATTTGTCTCCATGGCCTCGCATGAGTTTCGTACTCCCCTCAGCGCCATACTTTCAAGTGCCACTATTGCTGAAAAGTATGTTGAAACAGGACAAAAAGAAAAATGCGAAAAACACTTTTTAAGGATCAAGTCCTCTGTTATGCATCTGGTAGATATTCTCGATGACTTTCTTTCTCTCGAAAAATTAGATCAAGGCAAAATAAAAGCAGAAAAACTCATCATTAATCTAACAGAGCTCATGCAGAGTCTTGTTGATGAGTTTAGCGAAATTCTTAAGAAGGGGCAAACGATCGATTATAGTTATACTGGCGAAACACAGGTGTTACTCGATAAAAAGATTCTTCGTAACATCATGCACAACCTCATATCAAATGCGATAAAATATTCTGATACCGCAATTGACCTGAAAGTTGAAGTAGACAAAGATCAAATCTGTATTCAAGTAAGAGACAGAGGAATCGGTATTCCAATAAACGATCAGAAAAACATCTTCGGGAAATTTTACAGGGCACGCAATGCTGCCTACATACAGGGTACAGGGTTAGGATTAAATATAGTTAAAAACTACGTCGATTTGCTGGGAGGTACGATCGGGTTTGACAGTACCGAAGGTGAAGGAACTACATTTTTAATCACCCTTCATTCAAACCACGGCGGCAGGCAATTATTTATTGAAGATATGCCGGAGTGA
- a CDS encoding thioredoxin family protein, with protein MKFIWSLLFFLFYFSSYSQDTQQDSAVSEGPIGMTVEQFNRRIKTTNKLLLVYFSADWCVVCKRQKPVLHQVFSEIWKDAELLSINLENNPLIAEYFEIDALPALILYKDGYMVWNRVGFQEKEKILDLLKGYIKR; from the coding sequence ATGAAATTTATATGGAGTTTACTATTTTTCTTGTTCTACTTTTCCTCTTATAGTCAGGATACGCAACAAGATAGCGCCGTATCTGAAGGACCTATTGGTATGACTGTTGAGCAATTCAACAGACGTATCAAAACAACAAACAAACTACTCCTGGTTTATTTTAGTGCTGATTGGTGTGTGGTATGTAAAAGACAAAAACCTGTTCTCCATCAGGTGTTTTCTGAGATATGGAAGGATGCTGAACTTCTTTCCATTAATCTTGAGAACAATCCTCTTATTGCAGAATACTTTGAAATTGACGCCTTACCAGCTCTCATTTTGTATAAAGATGGTTACATGGTGTGGAATCGTGTAGGTTTTCAGGAAAAAGAAAAAATATTAGATCTGTTGAAGGGTTATATAAAAAGATAG
- a CDS encoding L,D-transpeptidase family protein, which translates to MIFTKQQIDIFFSLRSIKIVVLLVISQVLFFSCNRVTKTRTEHVPQVPETLRIVCRNDSLQLVTFLNKLLHDTIQRERILSFYRSRNYSPVWINASGVNENAGNLINFLYNEKACCFQESVPSLDNLQQLHQAVVGNISGRLYCEDSLALQLEVLLTKSFFEFAECNWGGVDSKILKQANWFIARKQLNYDQLLNDYLHAGKDISPIEPMYGQYELLKSYLRKYNAAALKKEWPLLSAGNMTLKRADTSAIVISIKQLLFITGDMAGADSSAIFDSILESAVKVFQKRHGLKEDGIVNKRTLQTMCIPIQERIRTILINMERCRWVPVQLSGDYLVVNIPEFRLHVYRNERHVWSCKVIVGKSDPLNHTVIFNDSLEFIVFNPNWNIPKNILKKEILPAIIKDAGYILKNNLEVTDMAGQVMNASTIKWTSYTDHFPYLIRQKPGADNPLGNMKFLFPNPYDIYIHDTPSKNLFNETDRGFSHGCIRLEQPLRLAEFLLETDTIWTPEAISSVMEGGKETFVKLKQRTPIFIAYFTCWVDGAGRLNFRNDIYGHDEKMEKLLFVN; encoded by the coding sequence ATGATATTTACAAAACAACAAATAGATATATTTTTTTCTTTACGCTCAATTAAAATAGTTGTTTTATTGGTTATTTCACAAGTACTTTTTTTCTCGTGCAACCGGGTTACAAAAACGCGAACGGAACATGTTCCTCAAGTTCCAGAAACCCTGCGCATTGTATGCAGGAATGATTCTTTGCAACTGGTTACTTTTTTGAACAAGTTGTTACATGATACAATTCAACGCGAAAGAATACTCTCTTTTTATAGGAGCAGAAATTATTCTCCCGTCTGGATCAACGCTTCGGGAGTTAATGAAAACGCTGGCAATTTGATCAATTTCCTTTATAATGAAAAGGCTTGTTGTTTCCAGGAGTCGGTGCCCTCGCTTGATAATCTTCAGCAATTACATCAGGCCGTTGTTGGGAATATCTCAGGACGTTTGTATTGTGAAGACAGCCTTGCTTTACAACTCGAAGTTCTATTAACAAAAAGTTTTTTTGAATTTGCTGAATGCAACTGGGGAGGAGTGGACAGCAAAATATTAAAACAGGCAAACTGGTTCATTGCGCGCAAACAACTCAATTATGATCAGCTGCTGAATGATTATTTACATGCCGGTAAAGACATATCCCCCATAGAGCCTATGTATGGTCAATACGAACTACTGAAAAGTTATCTGCGCAAATATAACGCAGCAGCCCTTAAAAAAGAGTGGCCCTTATTATCTGCCGGGAACATGACACTAAAGCGTGCTGATACTTCGGCTATTGTTATCAGCATAAAACAACTACTCTTTATTACAGGAGATATGGCAGGGGCTGACAGCTCTGCGATTTTTGACTCTATACTGGAAAGCGCTGTAAAAGTTTTTCAAAAGAGACATGGTTTGAAAGAAGACGGCATTGTAAACAAAAGAACTCTACAGACCATGTGCATTCCCATTCAGGAAAGGATCCGGACGATCCTAATAAACATGGAGCGCTGCAGATGGGTTCCTGTTCAGTTATCAGGTGATTATCTTGTTGTAAATATTCCAGAGTTTCGACTTCATGTTTACAGAAACGAACGGCACGTGTGGAGCTGCAAAGTGATTGTTGGAAAATCAGATCCGCTTAACCATACGGTAATATTTAATGATTCTCTTGAATTTATCGTGTTCAATCCTAACTGGAATATTCCCAAAAATATTCTGAAAAAAGAAATACTTCCGGCTATAATAAAAGATGCGGGGTATATTCTAAAAAATAATCTGGAAGTGACCGATATGGCTGGTCAGGTAATGAATGCCTCAACCATTAAATGGACCAGCTACACAGACCATTTTCCATATCTTATCAGGCAAAAACCTGGTGCAGACAATCCCCTGGGAAATATGAAATTCCTGTTCCCGAACCCTTATGATATTTATATACATGATACACCCTCAAAAAATCTTTTCAACGAAACTGATCGTGGTTTCAGTCATGGTTGTATTCGTCTTGAACAGCCTTTGAGACTTGCGGAATTTCTTTTAGAAACAGATACGATCTGGACACCCGAGGCTATAAGCAGTGTGATGGAAGGAGGCAAGGAAACCTTTGTAAAGCTTAAACAAAGAACCCCGATCTTCATTGCTTATTTTACTTGTTGGGTAGATGGAGCAGGAAGACTTAATTTCAGAAATGATATTTACGGACATGATGAGAAAATGGAAAAGCTGCTATTTGTTAATTAA
- a CDS encoding thymidine phosphorylase family protein produces the protein MKQNSNSLKLKRLHIDAQIEHIVFMPKDCAIHKSEGFSSLNRVQVQVNKKTLIASLNIIDDGILKQDEAGLSESAWKALNAKEGNLIRFSHCAPVDSMKYVRGKMYGKRLSENNFREILDDVVAGRYSNVELSAFITACAGDNLSLKEITFLTRAMVSSGRRLRWNSKIVADKHCVGGLPGNRTSPIVVAIVAAVGIKIPKTSSRAITSPAGTADTMETLTEVELDTSKIRKVIAMENGCLSWGGSVKLSPADEVLIRIERALDIDSYGQMIASVLSKKSAAGSTHVVIDIPVGKSAKVRTKEDAEKLEYYFKVVAASLNLKIKILITDGSQPVGRGIGPVLEALDVLSVLKNEATAPQDLKQRSLMLAGEILELVGKVKEGKGFEAARLILENGFAYKKFKAICIAQGGMKKPRPARYKKAVRAERKGVVKEIDNRLLAKVAKLAGAPREPGAGVLLLSPLGTHVKKGDILFYVYAHASGELRYTLDYLKQQPDIIYIR, from the coding sequence ATGAAACAAAATTCCAATTCTTTAAAACTAAAACGTCTGCATATTGATGCGCAAATAGAGCATATTGTGTTTATGCCGAAAGATTGCGCTATTCATAAATCGGAAGGATTTTCGTCACTTAACCGTGTACAAGTGCAGGTTAATAAAAAAACGCTGATTGCTTCATTGAACATTATAGATGATGGCATTTTAAAACAGGATGAAGCAGGTTTGTCGGAAAGCGCCTGGAAAGCGTTGAATGCAAAAGAGGGCAACCTGATCAGGTTTTCGCACTGCGCTCCTGTAGATTCTATGAAATATGTGCGCGGAAAAATGTATGGTAAACGGCTTTCTGAAAATAACTTCAGAGAAATACTGGATGATGTAGTAGCAGGCCGTTATTCAAATGTAGAACTTTCCGCATTTATTACAGCCTGCGCTGGTGATAACCTTAGTCTGAAAGAAATTACCTTTTTAACAAGAGCGATGGTGAGTTCAGGGCGTCGCTTGCGCTGGAACAGTAAAATTGTAGCTGACAAACACTGTGTTGGTGGATTGCCGGGTAACCGTACCAGTCCTATTGTTGTTGCGATTGTGGCTGCTGTCGGAATTAAAATCCCGAAAACATCTTCCCGTGCAATCACCTCGCCGGCGGGAACCGCAGACACTATGGAAACACTTACTGAGGTTGAACTGGATACTAGCAAAATCAGAAAAGTAATCGCAATGGAAAATGGTTGCCTGAGTTGGGGAGGCTCTGTGAAACTAAGCCCTGCCGATGAAGTCCTCATCCGGATAGAACGCGCTTTGGACATTGACAGTTACGGACAGATGATTGCTTCTGTACTATCAAAAAAAAGTGCAGCGGGATCTACCCATGTAGTAATAGATATTCCAGTTGGTAAATCAGCAAAAGTGCGAACAAAAGAAGATGCCGAAAAATTAGAATATTATTTTAAAGTAGTAGCCGCTTCATTAAATTTAAAAATAAAAATACTGATTACCGATGGTTCTCAACCTGTTGGCAGGGGCATAGGACCCGTTCTTGAAGCCCTTGACGTACTGAGTGTATTAAAAAATGAAGCTACCGCGCCTCAGGATCTTAAACAAAGATCATTAATGCTTGCAGGAGAGATTTTGGAACTTGTTGGCAAAGTTAAAGAAGGTAAAGGCTTTGAGGCTGCTCGATTGATTCTGGAAAATGGATTTGCTTATAAAAAGTTTAAGGCTATTTGTATCGCACAGGGTGGAATGAAGAAACCAAGACCGGCCCGTTACAAAAAAGCAGTTAGGGCTGAAAGAAAAGGTGTGGTAAAGGAAATAGATAACAGATTACTTGCAAAAGTTGCTAAACTTGCGGGAGCCCCTAGAGAGCCAGGAGCAGGGGTTTTACTGCTTAGTCCTTTAGGTACTCATGTTAAAAAAGGAGATATATTGTTTTATGTTTATGCGCATGCTTCAGGGGAATTGCGCTATACTCTGGATTATTTGAAACAACAACCTGATATTATTTATATCCGTTAA